From Pyrenophora tritici-repentis strain M4 chromosome 1, whole genome shotgun sequence, the proteins below share one genomic window:
- a CDS encoding GPI mannosyltransferase 4 — protein sequence MSTRVYFLLILVRVYFALAPSYLHPDENFQGPEVIAGRVFSYPVHETWEFTSDHPIRSTFPLWLAYGWPMYILRWLWEGNGHDVSPSLVYWTLRILMLALSVVLEDWAIHELVASPRARRVAVVLVASSYVTWTFQTHTFSNSLETLLVTWSLVLIQRITEDKASLRSKCSGILASSLLGFMAVVGVFNRITFPAFLIVPATTLLPHFRRKPFSLVFLAAVALFTAFLAICVDTAFYTPGEFAFSKVFTAAVITPFNNFIYNSDSANLAQHGIHPRYQHFLVNLPQLLGPAAPLLFFLRRAHVTMNLVSALSGIALLSIFPHQEARFLLPAVPLILSSIRLPSPRFKTPWIVSWIIFNLALGMLMGLYHQGGIVPVQMHIAKTNETVTHAFWWKTYSPPIWLLNGKNEELTTVDLMGRPGDQMLEQVKKVLPPCRTRKPPHVKDRGAIYLVAPRSAYFLKPYQDPSRKEDISLEEVWSYRQHLNLDDMDFADDGVGNTISRVVGDRGLVVWRATRNCWAAGPLMNN from the exons ATGTCAACGAGAGTCTATTTTCTACTAATTCTGGTGCGCGTCTATTTTGCCCTGGCGCCTAGCTACCTCCACCCGGACGAGAACTTTCAGGGCCCAGAGGTCATTGCTG GACGCGTCTTCTCCTACCCTGTCCACGAAACTTGGGAATTCACTTCCGATCACCCCATTCGCAGCACCTTTCCACTATGGCTCGCATACGGCTGGCCCATGTACATCTTGCGTTGGCTATGGGAGGGGAACGGACATGATGTATCGCCCTCGCTTGTATATTGGACTTTGCGCATACTCATGCTCGCCCTGAGCGTCGTACTCGAAGACTGGGCTATACACGAGCTGGTCGCTTCACCCCGCGCGCGACGCGTTGCAGTGGTACTTGTCGCATCCTCATATGTAACCTGGACCTTCCAGACGCACACGTTCTCCAACAGTCTCGAGACGCTGCTGGTGACGTGGAGCCTAGTGTTGATCCAGAGGATTACAGAAGATAAGGCAAGTCTTCGGTCC AAATGCTCAGGCATCCTCGCCTCGTCCCTCTTAGGCTTCATGGCCGTTGTAGGCGTCTTCAATCGCATCACTTTTCCTGCCTTCTTGATTGTTCCTGCGACAACTTTACTGCCACATTTCCGACGGAA ACCCTTTTCTCTGGTCTTCCTCGCTGCAGTCGCTCTCTTTACAGCCTTCCTTGCCATTTGCGTGGACACGGCGTTTTATACCCCTGGCGAATTCGCTTTCTCCAAAGTCTTTACAGCCGCCGTCATTACACCCTTCAACAATTTCATCTACAATTCCGACTCCGCAAACCTTGCCCAGCATGGCATTCATCCACGTTATCAGCACTTCCTGGTCAACCTTCCTCAACTTCTCGGGCCGGCCGCTCCGCTCTTATTCTTCTTACGCAGGGCACATGTTACCATGAATCTCGTCTCGGCTTTATCTGGCATTGCTTTACTCAGTATCTTCCCGCACCAGGAGGCTAGATTCCTGTTACCCGCGGTACCGCTAATACTATCTTCGATACGTCTACCAAGCCCTCGATTCAAGACGCCATGGATCGTCTCCTGGATCATTTTCAATCTCGCTCTGGGCATGTTAATGGGCCTCTATCATCAAGGCGGCATTGTCCCCGTCCAGATGCACATTGCCAAGACGAACGAAACAGTCACTCACGCCTTCTGGTGGAAGACATATAGCCCGCCAATCTGGCTGTTGAACGGCAAGAACGAAGAGCTCACAACCGTCGACTTGATGGGCCGCCCAGGCGATCAAATGCTCGAGCAGGTCAAAAAAGTATTACCCCCATGTCGAACCCGAAAACCGCCACATGTCAAAGATCGAGGTGCTATCTACCTTGTAGCACCACGGTCAGCATACTTTTTAAAACCATACCAGGATCCAAGTCGGAAAGAGGACATCTCCCTGGAAGAGGTCTGGAGCTATCGACAGCATCTAAATCTCGATGACATGGACTTTGCCGACGATGGCGTTGGAAACACTATTAGTCGGGTAGTG
- a CDS encoding SKP1, SCF ubiquitin ligase, SKP1 component: MANTTTASSEKSISITTSDGITMNVPRPVAERSILIKNLLEDLGGESEESIPIPNVNEAVMKKVLEWCEHHRSDPPATQDDDSDSRKKSTDIDEWDQKFMQVDQEMLFEIILAANYLDIKALLDVGCKTVANMIKGKSPDEIRKTFNIQNDFTPEEEEQIRRENEWAEDR; this comes from the exons ATGGCCAACACTACCACAGCCTCGAGCGAAAAGAGCATTAGCATCACTACCAGTGATGGTATCACCATGAATGTCCCGCGTCCCGTTGCCGAGCGCTCCATTCTCATCAAGAACTTGCTCGAGGACCTTGGTGGTGAATCCGAGGAATCCATCCCCATCCCCAAC GTTAACGAGGCGGTCATGAAGAAGGTGCTTGAGTGGTGTGAACACCACCGCAGTGACCCCCCCGCCACGCAAGACGACGACTCGGACTCGCGCAAGAAGTCGACCGACATTGACGAGTGGGACCAGAAGTTCATGCAGGTTGACCAAGAGATGTTGTTCGAGATCATTCTCGCCGCGAATTACCTCGACATCAAGGCACTGCTCGACGTCGGCTGCAAGACAGTCGCGAACATGATCAAGGGCAAGTCCCCTGATGAAATCCGCAAGACTTTCAATATCCAGAACGACTTCACGCCTGAGGAGGAGGAGCAGATCCGTCGCGAGAACGAGTGGGCCGAGGACCGTTAG
- a CDS encoding SNZ1, Pyridoxine biosynthesis enzyme, whose translation MATELPTTNGHGAQDGENNFAVKAGLARMLKGGVIMDVVNAEQARIAEEAGACAVMALERVPADIRSQGGVARMSDPKMIKEIMDTVTIPVMAKARIGHFVECQILEALGVDYIDESEVLTPADAIHHVSKHPFRIPFVCGCRGLGEALRRIAEGAAMIRTKGEAGTGDVIEAVRHMRTVNAEIAKAKGMSDEELRVYAKDLQVDYSLLKETAKLGRLPVVNFAAGGVATPADAALMMQLGCDGVFVGSGIFKSGDAAKRAKAIVQAVTHFNDPKVLMEVSMDLGEAMVGINCGSMGESEKLAKRGW comes from the exons ATGGCGACTGAACTCCCCACGACAAACGGCCACGGCGCACAGGATGGCGAGAACAACTTCGCCGTCAAGGCTGGTCTGGCTCGCATGTTGAAGGGTGGTGTTATCATGGACGTTGTCAACGCTGAGCAA GCGCGGATAGCAGAGGAAGCCGGCGCCTGTGCCGTCATGGCACTCGAGCGCGTGCCTGCAGACATTCGCTCCCAGGGCGGCGTAGCACGCATGAGCGACCCCAAGATGATCAAGGAGATCATGGACACTGTAACCATTCCCGTCATGGCCAAGGCGCGAATTGGCCATTTCGTAGAGTGCCAG ATCCTCGAAGCCCTAGGTGTAGACTACATTGACGAATCCGAAGTCCTCACTCCCGCCGACGCCATTCACCACGTCTCCAAGCACCCCTTCCGCATCCCCTTTGTGTGCGGATGCCGCGGTCTCGGCGAAGCCCTCCGCCGTATTGCCGAAGGCGCTGCCATGATACGCACCAAAGGCGAAGCCGGTACAGGCGACGTCATCGAAGCCGTGCGCCATATGCGCACCGTAAACGCCGAAATCGCAAAGGCAAAGGGCATGTCGGACGAGGAACTGCGCGTCTACGCAAAGGACCTACAGGTCGACTACAGCCTGCTCAAGGAGACGGCCAAGCTGGGTAGACTGCCTGTTGTCAACTTTGCGGCGGGCGGCGTGGCGACGCCGGCTGATGCTGCATTGATGATGCAGTTGGGCTGTGATGGTGTGTTTGTCGGCTCTGGCATCTTCAAGTCGGGCGATGCGGCCAAGAGGGCAAAGGCTATTGTGCAGGCTGTTACCCACTTCAATGACCCCAAGGTGCTGATGGAGGTGTCGATGGATCTCGGTGAGGCCATGGTCGGCATCAACTGCGGTTCCATGGGCGAGAGCGAGAAGCTTGCGAAGCGTGGGTGGTAA
- a CDS encoding PepP, Xaa-Pro aminopeptidase: MAKVDTSHRLAELRKLMKERNVDIYMVPSEDSHQSEYIAPCDARRAYISGFTGSAGYAVITHDKAALSTDGRYFNQAEKQLDSNWELLKQGIQDVPTIQEWTADQAEGGKVVGVDPSVVTAGDARKLAEKIKKKGGEYKAIDENLVDLVWSSERPARPSEKVIVQPERYACKGFEDKIDDLRKELEKKKSLGFVVSMLDEVAWLFNLRGSDIPYNPVFFSYAVVTPTAATLYVDENKLPEDVKEHLGNKITIRPYEAIFGDVTALSKELFEASDKNETQKKFLTSNRASWALNKALGGDDKVEETRSPVGDSKAVKNEVELEGMRQCHIRDGAALSEYFAWLEDQLINKKATLDEVDGADKLEEIRKKHDMFMGLSFDTISSTGANAAVIHYKPEKGECATIDPKAIYLCDSGAQYRDGTTDTTRTLHFTEPTEMERKAYTLVLKGNMALERVKFPKGTTGFALDALARQFLWAEGLDYRHGTGHGVGSFLNVHEGPIGIGTRVQYSEVSLAVGNVVSDEPGYYEDGKFGIRIENMVMVKEVETKHKFGDKPYLGFEHVTMTPHCRNLVDMSLLTEDEKKFINEYHKEVYEKTSKYFENDALTLEWLKRETAPY; this comes from the exons ATGGCCAAAGTAGACACAAGCCACCGGCTGGCCGAGCTCCGTAAGCTCATGAAGGAGCGCAATGTCGACATTTACA TGGTCCCGTCCGAAGACAGCCACCAGAGCGAGTACATTGCCCCGTGTGACGCCCGACGAG CCTACATCAGTGGCTTCACAGGCTCCGCCGGCTATGCAGTTATTACCCACGACAAGGCTGCCCTCTCAACCGACGGCCGCTACTTCAACCAGGCGGAGAAGCAATTAGACAGCAATTGGGAGCTGTTGAAGCAGGGCATACAGGACGTACCCACCATCCAGGAGTGGACGGCAGACCAGGCCGAGGGAGGCAAAGTCGTCGGCGTAGATCCCAGCGTCGTGACTGCAGGAGATGCCCGCAAGCTGGCCGAGAAGATAAAGAAGAAGGGCGGCGAATACAAGGCCATTGACGAGAATTTAGTTGACCTGGTATGGAGCAGCGAAAGACCAGCCCGACCGAGTGAGAAGGTCATAGTGCAGCCGGAGAGATACGCCTGCAAGGGCTTCGAGGACAAGATTGATGACTTGCGCAAGGAGCTcgaaaagaagaagagccTTGGCTTTGTCGTCTCCATGCTCGATGAGGTCGCTTGGCTGTTCAACCTCCGTGGTAGCGA CATCCCATACAACCCAGTCTTCTTCTCCTACGCCGTCGTCACGCCCACGGCTGCTACCCTCTACGTTGACGAAAACAAACTGCCCGAAGACGTCAAGGAGCATTTGGGCAACAAAATCACCATTAGACCATACGAAGCCATCTTTGGAGATGTCACAGCACTGAGCAAAGAACTCTTCGAAGCGAGCGACAAGAACGAGACACAGAAGAAGTTTCTGACTTCTAATAGAGCATCATGGGCTCTGAACAAGGCGCTGGGCGGTGACGACAAGGTTGAAGAAACACGCAGCCCGGTTGGCGACTCAAAAGCAGTCAAGAACGAGGTCGAGCTGGAAGGAATGCGCCAATGCCACATACGCGATGGAGCTGCATTGAGCGAGTACTTTGCCTGGCTAGAAGACCAACTGATCAACAAGAAGGCGACTCTCGATGAGGTCGATGGCGCCGACAAGCTTGAGGAAATCCGCAAGAAGCACGACATGTTCATGGGTCTTTCCTTTGACACCATCTCATCGACAGGAGCAAACGCCGCTGTTATCCACTACAAGCCCGAAAAGGGCGAGTGCGCGACTATCGACCCCAAGGCTATATACCTGTGCGACTCCGGAGCCCAATACCGGGATGGTACCACAGACACCACACGTACATTACACTTCACCGAGCCTACAGAGATGGAACGCAAGGCATACACACTCGTGCTCAAGGGTAACATGGCCCTGGAGCGCGTAAAGTTCCCCAAGGGCACAACAGGCTTTGCCTTGGACGCACTAGCTCGTCAGTTCCTATGGGCTGAGGGCCTTGACTACCGTCACGGCACCGGACACGGCGTTGGCTCCTTCCTCAACGTACACGAGGGTCCTATCGGTATTGGCACAAGGGTTCAATACTCGGAGGTCTCGTTAGCTGTAGGGAATGTAGTGTCCGATGAGCCCGGATACTACGAGGACGGCAAATTTGGTATTCGCATTGAGAACATGGTCATGGTGAAGGAGGTCGAGACAAAACACAAGTTTGGCGACAAGCCCTACCTTGGCTTCGAGCACGTAACCATGACTCCACACTGCAGAAACTTGGTCGACATGAGCCTGCTTACAGAAGATGAAAAGAAATTCATCAACGAATACCACAAGGAGGTGTATGAGAAGACGAGCAAGTACTTTGAGAACGACGCGTTGACGCTAGAGTGGTTGAAGCGCGAGACGGCACCTTACTGA